CCTCGAAGGACAGCGCACCGACCCCGAGGGCGTCCTCGCCGTGATCAGGGCCCCCGGCAGCCGCCTGCTCACCGTCGAGCGCGACGGGGAACTCGTCGCCTGCTGCCAGCTCGAACACCGGGGGGAGGCCGCCTACTTCGGGATGTTCGCCGTACGCCCCGGACACCAGGGCGGCGGCCTCGGCAAGATCATCATCGCGGAGGCGGAGCGTCTGGTCCGCGAGACCTGGGGCGCCACCCAGATGCACATGACGGTGATCTCCGTACGGAACGACCTGATCGCCTGGTACGAGCGCCGCGGCTACCGCCGTACGGGAAAGATGACGCCCTTCCCGTACGGCGACGAGCGCTTCGGCGTTCCGCAGCGCGACGACCTCGCCTTCGAGCTCCTGGTCAAGGAACTCTGAAGGCGCCGGGGCGGACCGGCCGTCACGCCATGTAGCGGCCGGTCCTGCGGATCTCCGGGAAGTCGGTGGTCACCCCGTCCAGCTCCAGCGCGTGGGCCAGCCGCAGCTCCTCCGTGGTGTTCACCACCCAGCCGATCACCCGCAGCTTCTCCGTGTGCGCCCGCCGCACGATCTCCAGGGTGAGCCGTTGCAGTTCGAGCACGAGGGCCGAGGCTCCCGCCGCCACGGCGCGGTCCACCACCTCGGGACCGTAGAACTGGGCGACCAGGGCCGTGCGCACCCCGGGCACCAGCGCCGAGATCTGCACCAGCGCCTCGTCGTGGAACGACAGGACCTCGACGCGCTCCACCAGGTCCCGCCGGTGCATCACCTCGGCGAGCGCCCGTGCGGCGGCCGGGTCCTTGATCTCCGCCTGGAGCGGTGCGGAGACGGCGTCGAGCACCTCCTCGAACAGGGGGATGCGGGCACCGCCGCCCGCGTCCAGGGTGCGCAGTTCGGCGAGCGACAGGGCGGAGACCGGCCCGTGGCCGTCCGTGGTGCGGTCGAGGTCGGCGTCGTGCATGACGACGAGCGCGCCGTCCTTGCTCAGATGCAGGTCGAGTTCGATGACGTCCATGCCCGCGCGCTGGGCGTGCAGGAAGGAGCCGAGGGTGTTCTCGGGCTCGACACCCATGACTCCGCGGTGACCGATGGTGAGGAAAGACAAGGCGATCTCGCTTCCGTCGACGGCGGCACACAGCTCAAAGCTGACAGCTCACATCACAAAGCTCACAGCGAGATTAGCGGCCCGCCTCCGCAACGGAACCCGCCTGACGCGAGGAACTGGAGTCCTCCGCAGGGGAGTTCGCGATGCCCAGCAGAATGCCGGTGACGACGGCGGCGAGAAGGATGGCACGCAGGCTCATGGGGGACGGCTCCAGGCGCATCGGGAAGTGACCTGTGCGCACGACCGGCGGGGGAGGCACGGTCGGGCCACCAGGACAGGGTGCGTCCGTCCTACTCCTCCGTGCGGCCCAGACCGCCCCAAGTCACCCTTCCGTGGGCGCGCCGTACGGTGGTTGACCGCCCGTGTCCGGACCGCCGACGTGCCCGAGATCCGCCAGCATCGCCCGCGCCGACGCCGGTTCCGCGAACGGGGTCCGCGAGGTGGCCCAGCCAGACGCGCAGCGAGGAGTCCGCCCACTTCTTCGGCTCGTGGTCTCTGCGGCGAAGGGGAGGCGTACGTCGCCGCGTTGCGGGCAGCAGGAGGGACGGCGGTCGGGCGGCGCTTCCCGGTGATGTGCTCCGGGTTCACCGGGGTCCTCGGATGCACCGCTCTGCTGGCCGGGGCGCGGGCCGCGATAGCCGGGGCGCGGGCAGCGACGGCCGGTGTGACGGGAGTCATCGCCGTCACTGGGTGCTACGACAGGAAGAATTCCGGT
The sequence above is a segment of the Streptomyces sp. NBC_00237 genome. Coding sequences within it:
- a CDS encoding GNAT family N-acetyltransferase → MDTTSRPAPGELVFRDAAEGDADALVALVESAYRGDSSRTGWTTEADLLEGQRTDPEGVLAVIRAPGSRLLTVERDGELVACCQLEHRGEAAYFGMFAVRPGHQGGGLGKIIIAEAERLVRETWGATQMHMTVISVRNDLIAWYERRGYRRTGKMTPFPYGDERFGVPQRDDLAFELLVKEL
- a CDS encoding glycerophosphodiester phosphodiesterase family protein, which encodes MSFLTIGHRGVMGVEPENTLGSFLHAQRAGMDVIELDLHLSKDGALVVMHDADLDRTTDGHGPVSALSLAELRTLDAGGGARIPLFEEVLDAVSAPLQAEIKDPAAARALAEVMHRRDLVERVEVLSFHDEALVQISALVPGVRTALVAQFYGPEVVDRAVAAGASALVLELQRLTLEIVRRAHTEKLRVIGWVVNTTEELRLAHALELDGVTTDFPEIRRTGRYMA